The DNA segment CCGCAGGCGTTCGGTCTTCGGCGCCTGGAACAGCGGCCCGGGGGCGCCGGTCTCGACGATCCGTCCAGCCTCCATGAACACGACCTGGCTGGAGATCTGCGCGGCGAAGCTCATCTCGTGGGTCACCATGACCATGGTCATCCCGTCGTCCGCGAGGCTGCGGATCACCTGCAGCACCTCTTCCACCAGCTCCGGGTCCAGGGCCGAAGTGGGTTCGTCCAGCAGCATCAGGCGCGGCTTCACCGCCAGCGCCCTGGCGATGCCGACCCGCTGTTGCTGGCCGCCGGAGAGACGCGCCGGGTAGGTGTCGGCCTTGGCCGCCAGTCCCACCCGCGCCAGGGCGGATTCGGCCAGGGTGCGGGCGTCGGCCCTGGTCATGTGCTTGCCGAGGACCAGGGGCGCCATGACGTTCTCCCGCACGGTCATGTGGGGCCAGAGGTTGAACTGCTGGAAGACCATGGCCAGGGGGTTGCGGATCTCGTCGATGCGTGCCTCGCTGTCGCGGTCCCTGGCCTGGCGGCGGGGACCGCTGTAACCCAGCAACTGGCCGTCGATCCAGATTTCGCCCTCGTCATAGGTTTCGAGGAAATTCATGCAGCGCAGGGCGGTGGTCTTGCCGGAGCCGGAGGGACCGATCAGGGAGACGATCTCGCCAGGACGCACGCTGAGGTCGAAGCCCTCGAGCACGCGGTGGGGGCCATAGGACTTGCCTACGCCGCGCAGTTCCAGAAGGGGGAGTGTGCTCATCGCATCAGCCT comes from the Pseudomonas sp. TCU-HL1 genome and includes:
- a CDS encoding amino acid ABC transporter ATP-binding protein; amino-acid sequence: MSTLPLLELRGVGKSYGPHRVLEGFDLSVRPGEIVSLIGPSGSGKTTALRCMNFLETYDEGEIWIDGQLLGYSGPRRQARDRDSEARIDEIRNPLAMVFQQFNLWPHMTVRENVMAPLVLGKHMTRADARTLAESALARVGLAAKADTYPARLSGGQQQRVGIARALAVKPRLMLLDEPTSALDPELVEEVLQVIRSLADDGMTMVMVTHEMSFAAQISSQVVFMEAGRIVETGAPGPLFQAPKTERLRRFLTPWYNRSLVARQEVPA